Proteins encoded by one window of Azospirillum brasilense:
- a CDS encoding winged helix-turn-helix transcriptional regulator, whose translation MARVPHANLDCSPGCPVEGVLAIIGGKWKGLILYHLLAGTLRFNEIRRRVPNVTQRMLTTQLRELEADGLLVRTVYAEVPPRVEYSLSPRGRSLEPIILALKAWGEEHLRPADTTSAAASAAVVAA comes from the coding sequence ATGGCCCGCGTTCCCCACGCCAACCTGGACTGCTCGCCGGGCTGCCCGGTGGAGGGCGTCCTCGCCATCATCGGCGGCAAGTGGAAGGGGCTGATCCTCTACCATCTGCTCGCCGGCACGCTGCGCTTCAACGAGATCCGCCGCCGCGTGCCGAACGTCACCCAACGCATGCTGACCACCCAGCTTCGCGAGCTGGAGGCGGACGGGCTGCTGGTCCGCACCGTCTATGCGGAGGTGCCGCCGCGCGTCGAATACAGCCTGTCGCCGCGCGGGCGGAGCCTGGAGCCGATCATTCTGGCGCTGAAGGCCTGGGGGGAGGAGCATCTGCGCCCCGCTGACACCACCTCTGCCGCCGCCTCTGCTGCTGTCGTCGCGGCATGA
- a CDS encoding NnrS family protein, whose translation MSAFVPPPPQRPWGHRLFFPAAALYGALSVPLWVAGYFGWLGIGWTPALHAHEMLMGYALAVVGGFLLTRPSGVALSVAFAAWLAGRLAVLAGLPPEVAAPVALAYPVALFVIAGIPFLRAAKSGHNRLFGPVIGAFALAEALVWWGGDGGRTGALFALHLVGILMLVMGGRIIPSATAGEVRKQGGTLVERVQPRLEWAGVAGAVLAALTVAAGVASGPLAWIGAAGAALAGVTAWARLARWRTGAVLKRPDLWSLHLGYGWLGLGWLFLGVERLAPLTGGAGWHVIGAGALGTLAASMMVRATLQREALPPDFSRPATAAIALVGLSAALRVAAASTAPDLLMPAAALAWMAAHLLVLWVLLRVPKRIRA comes from the coding sequence ATGAGCGCCTTCGTCCCGCCGCCGCCGCAACGTCCCTGGGGGCATCGCCTGTTCTTTCCCGCCGCCGCGCTCTACGGGGCGCTCAGCGTGCCGCTGTGGGTGGCCGGCTATTTCGGCTGGCTCGGCATCGGCTGGACCCCGGCGCTGCACGCGCACGAGATGCTGATGGGCTACGCGCTGGCGGTGGTCGGCGGCTTCCTGCTGACGCGCCCGTCCGGGGTGGCGCTGAGCGTCGCCTTCGCCGCATGGCTGGCCGGGCGGCTGGCGGTGCTGGCCGGCCTGCCGCCGGAGGTCGCGGCGCCGGTGGCGCTGGCCTATCCGGTGGCGCTGTTCGTGATCGCCGGCATCCCCTTCCTGCGCGCCGCCAAGAGCGGCCACAACAGGCTGTTCGGCCCGGTGATCGGCGCCTTCGCGCTGGCCGAGGCGCTGGTCTGGTGGGGCGGCGACGGCGGACGGACGGGGGCGCTGTTCGCGCTGCATCTGGTCGGCATCCTGATGCTGGTGATGGGTGGGCGCATCATCCCCTCGGCCACGGCGGGAGAAGTCCGCAAGCAGGGCGGGACGCTGGTCGAGCGGGTGCAGCCGCGCCTGGAATGGGCGGGCGTCGCCGGTGCGGTGCTGGCCGCCCTGACCGTGGCCGCCGGGGTGGCGAGCGGTCCGCTGGCCTGGATCGGAGCGGCGGGTGCGGCGCTGGCCGGGGTGACCGCCTGGGCGCGTCTCGCCCGCTGGCGGACCGGCGCCGTGCTGAAGCGCCCGGACCTGTGGAGCCTGCATCTGGGCTACGGCTGGCTCGGGCTCGGCTGGCTGTTCCTGGGGGTCGAGCGGCTGGCTCCGCTGACCGGCGGGGCGGGCTGGCACGTGATCGGGGCGGGCGCGCTGGGCACGCTGGCCGCTTCCATGATGGTGCGCGCGACCCTGCAGCGGGAGGCGCTGCCGCCGGACTTCTCCCGACCCGCCACCGCCGCCATCGCTCTGGTCGGCCTGTCCGCCGCGCTGCGCGTCGCCGCGGCCAGCACGGCGCCGGACCTGCTCATGCCCGCGGCGGCGCTGGCCTGGATGGCGGCGCATCTTCTGGTGCTTTGGGTGCTGCTGCGCGTCCCGAAGCGGATCAGGGCGTGA
- a CDS encoding NAD(P)-dependent oxidoreductase, with product MSDALEPVRSAGVVGLGSMGMGVALSLLRAGFRVVGCDLDAAKCMSLVTHGGEAAGSPADVGRRVDRVIVLVATAEQAEEVLFGAEGVAGTLPKGGVVVLSTSVPPDMAAAVGRRLAERDLLMLDAPVGGGPVRAAEGRMVVMASGPEDAFARAEDLIAAASGTLHRVGTEHGQGSAVKAVEQMLTGIYAAAVAEATAFGVRAGVDPQRLAEILAAGPFHIPSQRPLGIVGADLGNVMDAARRLTVPTPLAASALQLFTMAAAVGLGREGDGALAQIFDRLAGNPQEG from the coding sequence ATGAGCGACGCGTTGGAACCGGTCCGCAGCGCGGGCGTCGTCGGGCTCGGCTCCATGGGCATGGGGGTGGCGCTGTCGCTGCTCCGCGCCGGCTTCCGGGTCGTCGGCTGCGACCTCGACGCCGCCAAATGCATGAGCCTCGTCACCCATGGCGGGGAGGCCGCGGGGTCGCCCGCCGACGTCGGGCGCCGGGTGGACCGCGTCATCGTCCTGGTCGCCACGGCGGAGCAGGCGGAGGAGGTGCTGTTCGGCGCCGAGGGCGTGGCCGGCACCCTGCCGAAGGGCGGCGTGGTCGTCCTGTCCACCAGCGTCCCGCCGGACATGGCCGCCGCCGTCGGGCGCCGCCTCGCCGAGCGGGACCTGCTGATGCTGGACGCGCCGGTCGGCGGCGGTCCGGTGCGGGCGGCGGAGGGGCGCATGGTGGTGATGGCCTCCGGCCCCGAGGACGCCTTCGCGCGGGCCGAGGACCTGATCGCCGCCGCGTCGGGCACGCTGCACCGCGTCGGCACGGAGCACGGGCAGGGCTCCGCCGTGAAGGCGGTGGAGCAGATGCTGACCGGCATCTACGCCGCCGCGGTGGCGGAGGCCACGGCCTTCGGCGTCCGCGCCGGGGTCGATCCGCAGCGGCTGGCCGAGATCCTCGCCGCCGGTCCCTTCCACATCCCGTCGCAACGGCCGCTGGGCATCGTCGGGGCCGACCTGGGCAACGTGATGGACGCCGCGCGGCGGCTGACCGTGCCGACGCCCTTGGCCGCCTCGGCTTTGCAACTCTTCACCATGGCCGCCGCGGTCGGGCTGGGGCGCGAGGGCGACGGCGCGCTCGCGCAAATCTTCGACCGGCTGGCCGGCAACCCGCAGGAGGGCTGA
- a CDS encoding SDR family oxidoreductase — protein sequence MSTTLTSLVVTGGSRGIGAAVARMAAQRGHAVTFSYIGNEAAAEATLAAICEAGGQAQAVKGDAAREDDIRALFDAAEERFGPTAGLVNNAGIVGPYGRLDAAAPDELRRMLDINVTGAVLCAREAVRRMSTRHGGKGGGIVNIGSIAAVLGSPNEYVGYAASKGAVDSLTVGLAREVAKEGIRVNCVRPGLIDTDIQIIPGIGNRLDNPALIPPAGRAGTADEVAETVLWLLSDAASYVTGALLNVSGGR from the coding sequence ATGTCCACCACGCTCACATCGCTGGTCGTCACCGGAGGCAGCCGGGGCATCGGGGCGGCGGTCGCCCGCATGGCCGCGCAGCGCGGCCACGCCGTCACCTTCTCCTACATCGGCAACGAAGCGGCGGCGGAGGCCACGCTGGCGGCGATCTGCGAGGCCGGCGGGCAGGCCCAGGCCGTTAAAGGCGATGCGGCTCGCGAAGACGACATCCGCGCCCTGTTCGACGCGGCGGAGGAGCGCTTCGGCCCCACCGCCGGGCTGGTCAACAACGCCGGAATCGTCGGCCCCTACGGGCGGCTCGACGCGGCCGCGCCGGACGAGCTGCGCCGCATGCTGGACATCAACGTGACCGGCGCCGTCCTCTGCGCGCGGGAGGCGGTGCGCCGCATGTCCACCCGCCACGGCGGGAAGGGCGGGGGGATCGTCAACATCGGCTCCATCGCCGCCGTGCTGGGCTCGCCCAACGAGTATGTGGGCTACGCGGCCAGCAAGGGCGCGGTGGACAGCCTGACCGTCGGCCTTGCCCGCGAGGTGGCGAAGGAGGGCATCCGCGTGAACTGCGTGCGGCCCGGCCTGATCGACACCGACATCCAGATCATCCCCGGCATCGGCAACCGGCTCGACAACCCCGCCCTGATCCCGCCCGCCGGGCGCGCCGGGACGGCGGACGAGGTCGCCGAAACCGTGCTGTGGCTGCTGTCCGACGCCGCGTCCTACGTGACCGGCGCCCTTCTCAACGTTTCCGGAGGCCGCTGA
- a CDS encoding threonine ammonia-lyase — protein sequence MPASNSFAIGHQDIVEAAARLDGFAVRTPLLENALLNERVGGRVLLKPEVLQRSGSFKFRGAFNRLSQLTPEERKGGVVAWSSGNHAQGVAAAAALLGMPAVIVMPSDAPALKIANTRGYGAEVVLYDRWTESREGIATAIAAERGAATVPPYDHPQIMAGQGTVGLEIAAQAQTIGAVPDDVIAPCSGGGLMSGVATAVRHSFPDARLWAAEPAGFDDVARSLAAGERVENAAGQRSICDALLTPTPGALTFPVMKDLLSGSLAVTDAEVKAAMAYAFTVLKLVVEPGGAVGLAAVLTGKLPAAGRTVAVVLSGGNVDAATFTDALASS from the coding sequence ATGCCCGCGTCGAATTCCTTTGCCATCGGCCATCAGGACATCGTGGAGGCCGCGGCGCGGCTGGACGGTTTCGCCGTGCGCACGCCCCTGCTGGAGAACGCCCTGCTCAACGAGCGGGTCGGCGGCCGCGTCCTGCTGAAGCCGGAGGTCCTGCAACGCAGCGGCTCCTTCAAGTTCCGCGGCGCCTTCAACCGGCTCTCCCAACTGACGCCGGAGGAGCGCAAGGGCGGGGTGGTCGCCTGGTCGTCGGGCAACCATGCCCAGGGCGTCGCGGCGGCGGCGGCGCTGCTCGGCATGCCCGCGGTCATCGTCATGCCCAGCGACGCTCCGGCCCTGAAGATCGCCAACACCCGCGGCTACGGCGCCGAGGTGGTGCTCTACGACCGCTGGACCGAAAGCCGCGAAGGCATCGCCACGGCCATCGCGGCGGAGCGGGGTGCCGCCACCGTGCCGCCCTACGACCACCCGCAGATCATGGCCGGGCAGGGCACGGTCGGGCTGGAGATCGCCGCCCAGGCGCAGACCATCGGCGCGGTTCCCGACGACGTGATCGCGCCGTGCAGCGGCGGCGGGCTGATGTCCGGGGTCGCCACGGCGGTGCGCCACAGCTTCCCCGACGCCCGCCTGTGGGCGGCGGAGCCGGCGGGCTTCGACGACGTGGCGCGCTCCCTGGCCGCCGGGGAGCGGGTGGAGAACGCCGCCGGGCAGCGCTCCATCTGCGACGCGCTGCTGACTCCGACGCCGGGCGCCCTGACCTTCCCGGTGATGAAGGACCTGCTGTCCGGCAGCCTCGCCGTCACCGACGCCGAGGTGAAGGCCGCCATGGCCTACGCCTTCACCGTGCTGAAGCTGGTGGTGGAGCCGGGCGGGGCGGTCGGGCTGGCCGCCGTGCTGACCGGCAAGCTGCCGGCGGCGGGGCGGACCGTCGCCGTGGTGCTGAGCGGCGGCAACGTCGACGCGGCGACCTTCACGGACGCGCTGGCGTCGTCGTAG
- a CDS encoding class I SAM-dependent methyltransferase, with the protein MTASSESATFESASLETTSFEDRYFSGAALYGDDFDAARIAGWYGVAARNLEEEFARTAPDRPGYRYEYHALNHRHAFRFLAGRRFRQALAFGCAAGDDVAPIAGQVERFLAVEPIERFWKSDIAGTPVEYRRPTLGGRIDCADGANDLTVCLHTLHHIPNAGALLAEFARVTAPGGLFILREPISTMGDWRRPRRGLTANERGFPVAWLEERFARLGFTVRQRRFCSFPLTERLGPLLGVPLPYGNPLLVRLDEAACALTRWNIAYHRDSLRRKFAPGAAYYVLERATTTPARP; encoded by the coding sequence ATGACCGCAAGTTCCGAATCCGCCACCTTCGAGTCCGCCAGCCTCGAGACGACCAGTTTCGAGGATCGGTATTTCTCCGGCGCCGCCCTCTACGGCGACGACTTCGACGCGGCCCGGATCGCCGGCTGGTACGGCGTCGCGGCGCGGAACCTGGAAGAGGAATTCGCGCGCACCGCGCCCGACCGGCCCGGCTACCGCTACGAATACCACGCGCTGAATCACCGCCACGCCTTCCGCTTCCTGGCCGGGCGGCGCTTCCGGCAGGCGCTGGCCTTCGGCTGCGCCGCCGGGGACGACGTGGCGCCGATCGCCGGGCAGGTGGAGCGATTCCTGGCCGTGGAGCCCATCGAGCGCTTCTGGAAGAGCGACATCGCCGGCACGCCCGTCGAGTACCGCCGGCCCACGCTGGGCGGGCGGATCGACTGCGCGGACGGGGCCAACGACCTGACCGTCTGCCTGCACACGCTGCATCACATCCCGAACGCCGGCGCCCTGCTGGCCGAGTTCGCCCGCGTCACCGCCCCCGGCGGTCTGTTCATCCTGCGCGAGCCGATCAGCACCATGGGCGACTGGCGCCGCCCCCGCCGCGGCCTGACCGCCAACGAGCGCGGCTTCCCCGTGGCGTGGCTGGAGGAGCGCTTCGCCCGGCTGGGCTTCACGGTGCGGCAGCGCCGCTTCTGCTCCTTTCCGCTGACCGAGCGGCTGGGGCCGCTGCTGGGCGTCCCCCTGCCCTACGGCAACCCGCTGCTGGTGCGGCTGGACGAGGCGGCCTGCGCGCTGACGCGGTGGAACATCGCCTACCACCGCGACTCGCTGCGCAGGAAGTTCGCACCCGGCGCCGCCTATTACGTGCTGGAGCGCGCTACGACGACGCCAGCGCGTCCGTGA
- a CDS encoding HAD family hydrolase, protein MSGVLKAVIFDVDGTLVDSVDLHAHAWVEAIRHFGYHAEFDAVRSQIGKGGDQLMPVFVPEKDLARIEDELDHFRHELFARKYMPKVRGFRRVRGLFQHLHAEGLRIALASSAKGDELERYKSAADITDLVDVETSSDDAERSKPHPDIFEAALERLGLPAEEAVVVGDSPWDAKAAGRAGLTVVGVLCGGFAEQDLRKAGCAEIFRDPEDLQRRFATSLIGKRSPRAMGLLQPGGAQPGRPSARGASRMGA, encoded by the coding sequence ATGAGCGGCGTTCTGAAGGCCGTCATTTTCGATGTGGACGGCACCCTGGTCGACTCGGTGGACCTTCACGCCCACGCCTGGGTGGAGGCGATCCGGCATTTCGGCTACCACGCGGAGTTCGACGCGGTGCGCTCCCAGATCGGCAAGGGCGGCGACCAGCTCATGCCGGTCTTCGTGCCGGAGAAGGATCTGGCCCGCATCGAGGACGAGCTGGACCATTTCCGGCACGAGCTGTTCGCGCGCAAATACATGCCGAAGGTCCGCGGCTTCCGCAGGGTGCGCGGCCTGTTCCAGCACCTCCACGCCGAAGGGCTGCGCATCGCGCTCGCCTCCTCCGCCAAGGGGGACGAGCTGGAACGCTACAAGAGCGCCGCGGACATCACGGACCTGGTGGACGTGGAAACCTCGTCCGACGACGCGGAGCGCTCGAAGCCGCACCCGGACATCTTCGAGGCGGCTCTGGAGAGGCTGGGCCTGCCGGCGGAGGAGGCGGTGGTGGTCGGCGACAGCCCCTGGGACGCCAAGGCGGCGGGGCGGGCCGGGCTGACCGTGGTGGGGGTTCTGTGCGGCGGCTTCGCGGAGCAGGATCTGCGCAAAGCCGGCTGCGCGGAGATCTTCCGCGATCCGGAAGACCTCCAGCGCCGCTTCGCCACCAGCCTCATCGGGAAACGCAGCCCACGCGCGATGGGTCTTCTTCAGCCCGGTGGGGCTCAGCCGGGCCGGCCGTCGGCCCGCGGGGCGAGCAGGATGGGCGCGTAG
- a CDS encoding NnrS family protein encodes MTSSVADQPDRPPVPLIFAYGFRPFFLLSGLAAPVLLAAWIAVLATGTWPDGAVPAASWHAHEMLFAFVVAAVAGFLLTAVPSWTGTKALSGLPLAGLTALWLAGRVALLPFIGVPLPVAAVLDLAFLPALGVALAGPLVAAGKIRNTAFLVLLGLLTAANLLFHLDWLGALPGGTAQGETLAIGVVLMMIAVIGGRIVPAFTRNALRVRGLDGSVVSRPWVEKATLASTLLMIPADLALPGTAVAGLLALVAALAHALRLAGWQPAKTLDQPILWVLHLGYAWVPAALALKAAHLLGAGVESSAWIHALTAGAFATMIVAVMTRASLGHTGRMLVVTRPTVAAYILLTAAALLRVLAPELPGGLYWTALEGAGAAWIAAFACYLYVYAPILLAPRADGRPG; translated from the coding sequence ATGACCAGTTCCGTTGCCGACCAGCCGGACCGCCCTCCGGTGCCCCTGATCTTCGCCTATGGGTTCCGGCCCTTCTTCCTGCTCTCCGGCCTCGCCGCGCCCGTTCTGCTGGCCGCCTGGATCGCTGTTCTGGCGACCGGGACCTGGCCGGACGGCGCCGTCCCGGCGGCCTCCTGGCACGCGCACGAGATGCTGTTCGCCTTCGTGGTCGCCGCGGTGGCCGGCTTCCTGCTGACCGCGGTGCCGAGTTGGACGGGGACCAAGGCGCTGTCCGGCCTGCCGCTCGCCGGGCTGACGGCGCTGTGGCTGGCCGGGCGGGTGGCGCTGCTGCCCTTCATCGGCGTGCCGCTACCGGTTGCCGCCGTCCTCGACCTCGCCTTCCTGCCGGCGCTCGGCGTCGCGCTGGCCGGGCCGCTGGTGGCGGCGGGCAAGATCCGCAACACCGCCTTCCTCGTTCTGCTGGGCCTGCTGACCGCCGCCAACCTGCTGTTCCATCTCGACTGGCTGGGCGCGCTGCCGGGCGGCACGGCGCAGGGCGAGACGCTGGCCATCGGTGTCGTGCTGATGATGATCGCGGTGATCGGAGGGCGCATCGTCCCGGCCTTCACCCGCAACGCCCTGCGGGTGCGCGGGCTGGACGGCAGCGTCGTCTCCCGCCCCTGGGTGGAGAAGGCGACGCTCGCCTCGACCCTGCTGATGATCCCCGCCGATCTCGCCCTGCCGGGCACCGCCGTCGCCGGCCTGCTGGCGCTCGTCGCGGCGCTCGCCCACGCCCTGCGGCTGGCCGGTTGGCAGCCGGCGAAGACGCTCGACCAGCCGATCCTGTGGGTGCTGCATCTCGGCTACGCCTGGGTGCCGGCGGCGCTGGCGCTGAAGGCCGCGCATCTGCTGGGGGCCGGCGTGGAAAGCTCCGCCTGGATCCATGCCCTGACCGCGGGGGCCTTCGCCACGATGATCGTGGCGGTAATGACGCGGGCCTCGCTCGGCCACACCGGGCGGATGCTGGTGGTGACCCGCCCGACCGTGGCCGCCTACATCCTGCTGACCGCCGCCGCCCTGCTGCGGGTGCTGGCGCCCGAGCTGCCGGGCGGCCTCTACTGGACCGCCCTGGAGGGCGCCGGTGCGGCCTGGATCGCGGCCTTCGCCTGTTACCTGTACGTCTACGCGCCCATCCTGCTCGCCCCGCGGGCCGACGGCCGGCCCGGCTGA
- the mog gene encoding molybdopterin adenylyltransferase: MTSAKPARIGIVTVSDRASAGIYEDKGGPAIRAELERIVASPWEPVARVIPDDREGIAATLIELADREGCNLIVTTGGTGPAPRDVTPEATEQVCEKMMPGFGELMRTVSLTVVPTAILSRQTAGIRGGSLIVNLPGKPSAIHDCLMAVFPAIPYCLDLIGAARIDTDPLVCKAFRPKS, translated from the coding sequence ATGACCTCCGCGAAGCCCGCCCGCATCGGCATCGTCACCGTGTCCGATCGGGCCAGCGCGGGCATCTACGAGGACAAGGGCGGCCCGGCCATCCGGGCGGAGCTTGAGCGCATCGTCGCCTCCCCCTGGGAACCGGTGGCCCGCGTCATCCCCGACGACCGCGAGGGCATCGCCGCCACCCTGATCGAACTGGCCGACCGCGAGGGTTGCAACCTCATCGTCACCACCGGCGGCACCGGCCCCGCCCCGCGCGACGTGACGCCGGAAGCGACGGAGCAGGTCTGCGAAAAGATGATGCCCGGCTTCGGGGAGCTGATGCGGACGGTCAGCCTGACCGTGGTGCCGACCGCCATCCTGTCGCGCCAGACCGCGGGAATCCGCGGCGGCAGCCTGATCGTGAACCTTCCGGGCAAGCCTTCGGCCATTCACGACTGCCTGATGGCGGTCTTCCCGGCAATTCCGTACTGCCTCGATCTGATCGGCGCGGCGCGCATCGACACTGATCCATTGGTCTGCAAGGCATTCCGCCCGAAGTCCTGA
- the ccoG gene encoding cytochrome c oxidase accessory protein CcoG, giving the protein MPDGSAVTPAKVQFFESHKKIHPKAVSGRYRRWKTILTWVLLAVFFIAPWIRWERGPDAPAQAVLLDMTTPRFFVFWIEIWPQEIYYLTGVLIVAALGLFLATALAGRVWCGFTCPQTVWTDLFVWIERACEGDRAERIRLDKAPWTARKVLRKTGKHAGWLALSVVTGFGFVAYFTDAPRLAVDLLTFNASYEAAGFFALFAGMTYVMAGWTREQMCYYMCPWPRIQTAMLDEHSLVVTYDTLRGDTRGPKRKSQSWDERRSKGFGDCIDCGQCVQVCPVGVDIRTGEQADCINCGLCADACDSIMVSQDLPKGLIRFDSLAAQDTRAQGKPYQWRLIRPRTIVYGLLMLVITGAMAWSYALRPRLDIAVQRDRAPLFVTLQDGTIRNAYTFKVSNKTRQDRSYTLAAAGIAGAEVKVVGERDEDSGSAVSHISASPDSVATYRVYVTVPRESVPEASTPVTFQLTDTNNGDRDSYNSVFLGPGGK; this is encoded by the coding sequence ATGCCAGACGGAAGCGCTGTCACGCCGGCGAAAGTCCAGTTCTTCGAGAGCCACAAGAAGATCCACCCGAAGGCCGTCTCCGGGCGCTACCGGCGCTGGAAGACCATCCTGACCTGGGTTCTTCTGGCGGTCTTCTTCATCGCCCCGTGGATTCGCTGGGAACGCGGCCCCGACGCGCCGGCCCAGGCGGTGTTGCTCGACATGACGACGCCGCGTTTCTTCGTCTTCTGGATCGAGATCTGGCCGCAGGAGATCTACTACCTCACCGGCGTCCTGATCGTGGCGGCGCTGGGCCTGTTCCTGGCCACCGCCCTGGCCGGGCGCGTGTGGTGCGGCTTCACCTGCCCGCAGACGGTGTGGACCGACCTGTTCGTCTGGATCGAGCGCGCCTGCGAGGGCGACCGGGCGGAGCGCATCCGCCTCGACAAGGCCCCCTGGACCGCGAGGAAGGTTCTGCGCAAGACCGGGAAGCACGCCGGCTGGCTGGCGCTCTCCGTGGTGACCGGCTTCGGCTTCGTCGCCTACTTCACCGACGCGCCGCGGCTCGCCGTCGATCTGCTGACCTTCAACGCGTCCTACGAGGCGGCGGGCTTCTTCGCGCTGTTCGCGGGCATGACCTACGTGATGGCCGGCTGGACGCGCGAGCAGATGTGCTACTACATGTGCCCGTGGCCGCGCATCCAGACCGCCATGCTGGACGAGCACAGCCTCGTCGTCACATACGACACGCTGCGCGGCGACACCCGCGGCCCGAAGCGCAAGTCGCAGAGCTGGGACGAGCGTCGCTCGAAGGGCTTCGGCGACTGCATCGACTGCGGCCAGTGCGTTCAGGTCTGCCCGGTCGGCGTGGACATCCGCACCGGCGAGCAGGCGGACTGCATCAATTGCGGCCTGTGCGCCGACGCCTGCGACAGCATCATGGTGTCGCAGGACCTGCCGAAGGGCCTGATCCGCTTCGACAGCCTGGCCGCCCAGGACACCCGCGCCCAGGGCAAGCCCTATCAGTGGCGATTGATCCGCCCGCGCACCATCGTCTACGGCCTGCTGATGCTGGTGATCACCGGCGCCATGGCCTGGAGCTACGCGCTGCGCCCGCGGCTGGACATCGCCGTGCAGCGCGACCGCGCCCCGCTGTTCGTCACGCTCCAGGACGGCACCATCCGCAACGCCTACACCTTCAAGGTCTCCAACAAGACCCGCCAGGACCGTTCCTACACGCTGGCCGCCGCCGGCATCGCCGGTGCCGAGGTGAAGGTGGTGGGCGAGCGCGACGAGGACAGCGGCAGCGCGGTCAGCCACATCTCCGCCTCGCCGGACAGCGTGGCGACCTACCGCGTCTACGTCACGGTGCCGCGCGAGTCCGTGCCGGAGGCCTCCACCCCGGTCACCTTCCAGCTGACCGACACCAACAACGGCGACCGGGACAGCTACAACAGCGTGTTCCTCGGGCCGGGCGGCAAGTAA
- a CDS encoding YbaN family protein yields MDDPTALPEDASVCASPLRRRLWLALGYAAVGLGIAGTVLPLLPTTPFLLLAAGAFAKSSPALRDRLYRDPRFGPLLRDWQAEGAIPRKAKAAALIGMGVSWAIVALTASRPLVPVLAGTCMAAVAVYIVTRPAPSRPEPQDAASDGVAAEGGNVSALRNEA; encoded by the coding sequence ATGGATGACCCGACCGCCCTTCCTGAGGACGCCTCCGTCTGCGCCTCTCCCCTGCGGCGCCGGCTGTGGCTGGCGCTGGGCTACGCCGCGGTCGGGCTGGGCATCGCGGGCACCGTGCTGCCGCTCCTGCCGACCACCCCGTTCCTGCTGCTGGCCGCCGGGGCCTTCGCCAAGAGCAGCCCGGCGCTCCGCGACCGATTGTACCGCGACCCGCGCTTCGGCCCGCTGCTGCGCGACTGGCAGGCCGAAGGGGCGATCCCCCGCAAGGCCAAGGCGGCGGCGCTGATCGGCATGGGCGTGAGTTGGGCGATCGTGGCGCTGACCGCCAGCCGTCCGCTGGTTCCCGTCCTGGCCGGCACCTGCATGGCGGCGGTGGCCGTCTACATCGTCACCCGCCCTGCGCCGTCCCGGCCGGAGCCGCAAGACGCGGCGTCCGACGGGGTGGCGGCGGAGGGCGGAAACGTTTCCGCATTGCGAAACGAAGCTTGA
- a CDS encoding YqaA family protein: MSEFAAYGGLFLTAFLAATIFPAQSEILLVGMHATGNYDHLALLLFATAGNVLGSVVNWALGRYLMHFQDRRWFPVPATMVARATRWYQRFGVWSLLLAWMPVVGDPLTLVAGILRVDIRLFLLLVTAGKAARYAVLVLAV; this comes from the coding sequence ATGTCCGAGTTTGCCGCTTACGGCGGGCTGTTCCTCACCGCGTTCCTGGCCGCGACCATCTTTCCGGCCCAGTCGGAGATCCTGCTGGTCGGCATGCACGCCACCGGCAACTACGACCATCTGGCGCTTCTGCTGTTCGCCACCGCGGGCAACGTGCTCGGGTCCGTGGTCAACTGGGCGCTGGGGCGCTACCTGATGCATTTCCAGGACCGCCGCTGGTTCCCGGTTCCCGCCACGATGGTGGCGCGGGCCACCCGCTGGTACCAGCGCTTCGGGGTGTGGTCGCTGCTGCTGGCCTGGATGCCCGTCGTCGGCGATCCGCTGACGCTGGTCGCCGGCATCCTGCGGGTGGACATCCGGCTGTTCCTGCTTCTGGTCACGGCGGGCAAGGCCGCCCGCTACGCGGTGCTGGTTCTGGCCGTGTGA